In the genome of Magnolia sinica isolate HGM2019 chromosome 2, MsV1, whole genome shotgun sequence, one region contains:
- the LOC131237977 gene encoding B-box zinc finger protein 19-like isoform X1 has protein sequence MIDLNSRPNQIHGQPSNTQVQGMNALNDSNHECASVVPVGSCNQDLEKYEESFPVSVEVLDSSFCLPIGKAKGLEA, from the exons ATGATTGATCTCAACTCGAGGCCAAACCAGATTCATGGGCAGCCTTCAAATACACAG GTGCAGGGGATGAATGCTTTAAACGATAGCAATCATGAGTGTGCAAGCGTAGTTCCAGTGGGATCTTGCAATCAAGATCTAGAGAA ATATGAAGAGTCTTTCCCTGTTTCAGTGGAAGTTCTTGATTCCAGTTTCTGCCTTCCAATAGGAAAAGCTAAG
- the LOC131237977 gene encoding B-box zinc finger protein 19-like isoform X2, whose translation MIDLNSRPNQIHGQPSNTQGMNALNDSNHECASVVPVGSCNQDLEKYEESFPVSVEVLDSSFCLPIGKAKGLEA comes from the exons ATGATTGATCTCAACTCGAGGCCAAACCAGATTCATGGGCAGCCTTCAAATACACAG GGGATGAATGCTTTAAACGATAGCAATCATGAGTGTGCAAGCGTAGTTCCAGTGGGATCTTGCAATCAAGATCTAGAGAA ATATGAAGAGTCTTTCCCTGTTTCAGTGGAAGTTCTTGATTCCAGTTTCTGCCTTCCAATAGGAAAAGCTAAG